The Deinococcus wulumuqiensis R12 genome has a window encoding:
- a CDS encoding DUF11 domain-containing protein, giving the protein MKLNTKALALMTALAAGAASAATTQTTAGTTITNVASAEFTDPTNPGSTTPLTATSNTVSTTVLPKPSFDIVYTDGTADGNTLDNAAKTTTGAVPGQSIPTNYSLVNTGNVALDVVLNADTTGSAAGATVQYFRLNADGSRGAEIPLGSTVTLAVDNPATPADEGLVNIVQVITLSTDPTKISPNSVFGASPEGTVAGTQGTDVLTQPGNGVPTGTTIYEENKAVNTDLQFTKVTVYAPALDNNPNGSTTTPVDSAGNPITDTTKIPPVTSVDVPTETTGKTGDNTPVVSTPGYVTPTAPAGDPTTGGTPIVPNVGGDVQIAYPKADTNSTPDTVVFTNTLTNTGGAADKVQLFPALADGTPDPAYVFNPTDGTFTNGTTGVVIRFLDPITGAPIPVSTDPSNPTAATYPTVTVPNGSSAVYRTEVTYPDTNDSDPVQPVTVLIGADSLKDADTKSNSNTTNTILPPAAQFGDTTPNQGADAPQAPVQTVNPGTVGTPTPIAGISSPDITDRTAVFPMDVVNNGQYNDSFTLSGSVNFGGTTVPVLYYAADGSLLPRVSTDPASPDYNKFITPVVAPGAEVKVYAVIDTPVAQIAGEYTVSQTAVGNYSTITMTDNNDIIRVAPAGSIAVAKFVAKTGVTAGSNPINGIANPADYTATGANGALPGQTISYKIIGKNNYNTAVSNFSLCDTVPTNTTFASMTLNPAPTKTIYRVNGGTWSATAPAAGLAAGTVICIAPDADGNNLPDALAAGATLTADFGATVK; this is encoded by the coding sequence ATGAAACTCAACACCAAAGCACTTGCCCTCATGACCGCTCTCGCCGCTGGTGCCGCTTCTGCGGCCACCACCCAGACCACCGCTGGCACCACCATCACCAACGTCGCCTCGGCAGAGTTCACGGACCCCACCAACCCCGGCAGCACCACCCCGCTGACCGCCACCTCGAACACCGTCAGCACCACCGTGCTGCCCAAGCCCAGCTTCGACATCGTGTACACCGACGGCACGGCGGACGGCAACACCCTGGACAACGCGGCGAAGACCACGACCGGCGCGGTCCCTGGTCAGAGCATCCCCACGAACTACTCCCTGGTCAACACCGGCAACGTCGCTCTGGACGTGGTGCTGAACGCCGACACCACCGGCAGCGCCGCCGGGGCGACCGTGCAGTACTTCCGCCTGAACGCCGACGGCTCGCGCGGCGCGGAAATCCCCCTCGGCAGCACCGTGACCCTGGCCGTGGACAACCCCGCCACCCCCGCCGACGAGGGCCTGGTCAACATCGTGCAGGTCATCACCCTGTCCACCGACCCCACCAAGATCAGCCCCAACAGCGTGTTCGGTGCCTCGCCTGAAGGCACCGTGGCAGGGACTCAGGGCACCGACGTCCTGACCCAGCCCGGCAACGGTGTGCCCACCGGCACCACCATCTACGAAGAGAACAAGGCCGTGAACACCGACCTCCAGTTCACCAAGGTCACGGTGTACGCCCCCGCGCTGGACAACAACCCCAACGGCAGCACCACCACGCCCGTGGACAGCGCCGGCAACCCCATTACCGACACCACCAAGATTCCCCCCGTGACCAGCGTGGACGTGCCCACGGAAACGACGGGCAAGACGGGTGACAACACTCCTGTGGTCTCCACCCCCGGTTACGTGACCCCCACTGCCCCGGCAGGCGACCCCACCACCGGCGGCACCCCCATCGTGCCCAACGTGGGCGGCGACGTGCAGATCGCTTACCCCAAGGCCGACACCAACAGCACCCCCGACACGGTCGTGTTCACCAACACCCTGACCAACACCGGCGGCGCTGCCGACAAGGTGCAGCTGTTCCCCGCGCTGGCTGACGGTACGCCTGACCCCGCCTACGTCTTCAACCCTACCGACGGCACCTTCACCAACGGCACCACCGGCGTGGTCATCCGCTTCCTGGACCCCATCACCGGCGCACCCATCCCGGTGTCCACGGACCCCAGCAACCCCACCGCGGCGACCTACCCCACGGTGACCGTGCCGAACGGGTCGAGCGCCGTGTACCGCACGGAAGTGACCTACCCCGACACCAACGACAGCGACCCTGTTCAGCCCGTCACGGTCCTGATCGGTGCCGACTCGCTCAAGGACGCGGACACCAAGTCCAACAGCAACACCACCAACACCATCCTGCCGCCCGCCGCGCAGTTCGGTGACACCACCCCCAATCAGGGCGCCGACGCGCCTCAGGCCCCTGTGCAGACCGTCAACCCCGGTACGGTGGGCACCCCCACCCCCATTGCTGGTATCAGCAGCCCCGACATCACGGACCGCACCGCCGTGTTCCCCATGGACGTGGTCAACAACGGTCAGTACAACGACAGCTTTACCCTCAGCGGCAGCGTGAACTTCGGTGGCACCACCGTTCCCGTGCTGTACTACGCCGCCGACGGCTCCCTGCTGCCCCGTGTCAGCACCGACCCCGCCAGCCCCGACTACAACAAGTTCATCACCCCCGTCGTGGCTCCTGGCGCGGAAGTCAAGGTGTACGCCGTCATCGACACGCCCGTTGCCCAGATCGCCGGTGAGTACACTGTCAGCCAGACCGCTGTCGGTAACTACAGCACCATCACGATGACCGACAACAACGACATCATCCGCGTCGCTCCGGCCGGCAGCATCGCCGTCGCCAAGTTCGTCGCCAAGACTGGTGTGACTGCGGGCAGCAACCCCATCAACGGGATCGCCAACCCCGCCGACTACACGGCCACCGGCGCCAACGGTGCGCTGCCCGGTCAGACCATCAGCTACAAGATTATCGGCAAGAACAACTACAACACGGCCGTCAGCAACTTCAGCCTGTGCGATACGGTGCCCACCAACACCACCTTCGCCAGCATGACCCTGAACCCGGCCCCCACCAAGACCATCTACCGCGTGAACGGTGGTACCTGGAGCGCCACGGCCCCCGCCGCTGGCCTGGCTGCCGGAACGGTCATCTGCATCGCCCCCGACGCTGACGGCAACAACCTGCCTGACGCCCTCGCCGCTGGCGCCACCCTGACCGCCGACTTCGGCGCGACCGTCAAGTAA
- a CDS encoding vWA domain-containing protein has translation MARITRYSKFEGELDQLESSELMQMIQEALLGQGMNDPWDPDPNARPSMDDLFDAILEALAERNMIPEEQLLEALQAEDVRETALGQQIERLMDKLQQDGFIRKEFDDEDGQGGAGNPGEATFQLTDKSIDFLGYKSLRDLMGGLGRSSAGAHDTREYASGVEMTGELKNYEFGDTLNLDTTATLGNVISKGFDQLEEADLVIRQAEYNSSAATVVLLDCSHSMILYGEDRFTPAKQVALALAHLIRTQYPGDTVKFVLFHDSAEEVPVSKLAQAQIGPYHTNTAGGLRLAQQLLKRENKDMKQIVMITDGKPSALTLPDGRIYKNPYGLDPYVLGTTLREVANCRRSGIQINTFMLARDPELVGFVQRVSEMTRGKAYFTTPQNIGQYVLQDFMTNKTKVMN, from the coding sequence ATGGCACGCATCACCCGCTACAGCAAATTCGAGGGGGAACTCGACCAACTGGAGTCCTCCGAACTGATGCAGATGATTCAGGAGGCGCTGCTCGGGCAGGGCATGAACGACCCCTGGGACCCCGACCCCAACGCGCGGCCCAGCATGGACGACCTGTTCGACGCGATTCTGGAAGCGCTGGCCGAGCGCAACATGATTCCCGAAGAGCAGCTGCTCGAAGCGCTTCAGGCCGAGGACGTGCGCGAAACGGCGCTGGGCCAGCAGATCGAGCGCCTGATGGACAAGCTCCAGCAAGACGGGTTCATCCGCAAGGAATTCGACGACGAGGACGGGCAGGGCGGCGCGGGCAACCCCGGCGAGGCCACCTTCCAGCTCACCGACAAGAGCATCGATTTCCTCGGCTACAAGTCGCTGCGTGACCTGATGGGGGGTCTGGGCCGCTCCAGCGCGGGCGCGCACGACACCCGCGAGTACGCCAGCGGTGTGGAAATGACCGGCGAACTCAAGAACTACGAGTTCGGCGACACCCTCAACCTCGACACGACGGCGACGCTGGGCAACGTCATTTCCAAGGGCTTCGATCAGCTTGAGGAAGCCGACCTCGTCATCCGGCAGGCCGAGTACAACTCTTCGGCGGCGACGGTGGTGCTGCTCGATTGCTCGCACTCCATGATTCTCTACGGCGAGGACCGCTTTACCCCCGCCAAGCAGGTGGCGCTGGCCCTCGCGCACCTCATCCGCACCCAGTACCCCGGCGACACCGTCAAATTTGTGCTGTTCCATGACTCCGCCGAGGAAGTGCCGGTCAGCAAGCTCGCGCAGGCGCAGATCGGGCCGTACCACACCAACACGGCGGGGGGCCTGCGGCTCGCGCAGCAGCTCCTGAAGCGCGAGAACAAAGACATGAAGCAGATCGTGATGATCACCGACGGCAAGCCCTCGGCCCTCACGCTGCCCGACGGCCGCATCTACAAGAACCCCTACGGCCTCGACCCCTACGTGCTCGGCACCACCCTGCGCGAGGTCGCCAACTGCCGCCGCTCGGGAATCCAGATCAACACCTTCATGCTGGCCCGTGACCCCGAACTGGTGGGCTTCGTGCAGCGGGTGTCGGAGATGACGCGGGGCAAGGCGTACTTCACCACGCCGCAGAACATCGGGCAATACGTGTTGCAGGACTTTATGACCAACAAGACGAAAGTGATGAACTGA
- the thrB gene encoding homoserine kinase: MSGPAALRPFVVRAPASSANLGPGFDSLGLSVPLYTTLRVTPQDRTEVVPLGPELAGTPADESNYVYRAMELAARRAGRVLPPARIEIETEVPLARGLGSSAAALVAGVVAGNELLGRPLDDEAVLDVTAREEGHPDNVAPALFGGIVVATLDKLGTHYVRLDPPAHLGVTVLIPDFELSTSKARAVLPREYSRADTVHALSHAALLAAALAQGRLDLLRHAMQDYVHQVWRAPLVPGLSDILEHAHEYGALGAALSGAGPTVLCFHDQRDSTATLHSYLSGVMKKNGLEGRVQDFPIDAVGTIVEREG; the protein is encoded by the coding sequence GTGAGCGGCCCGGCAGCCCTGCGGCCCTTCGTGGTTCGCGCTCCGGCGTCGAGCGCCAACCTCGGCCCCGGCTTCGATAGTCTGGGCCTGAGCGTGCCGCTGTACACCACCTTGCGCGTGACCCCGCAGGACCGGACCGAGGTGGTGCCGCTGGGGCCGGAACTGGCAGGCACCCCCGCCGACGAGAGCAACTACGTGTACCGGGCGATGGAACTCGCCGCCAGACGTGCCGGACGCGTGTTGCCCCCAGCCAGAATCGAAATCGAAACCGAGGTGCCGCTGGCCCGGGGCCTGGGCAGTTCGGCGGCGGCGCTGGTGGCGGGCGTGGTGGCGGGCAACGAGCTGCTGGGCCGCCCGCTGGACGACGAAGCGGTGCTCGACGTGACCGCGCGCGAAGAAGGCCACCCCGACAACGTGGCCCCGGCGCTGTTCGGCGGCATCGTGGTCGCCACCCTCGACAAGCTGGGCACGCACTATGTCCGGCTCGACCCACCCGCCCACCTCGGCGTGACCGTCCTGATTCCCGACTTCGAGCTGTCCACCAGCAAGGCCCGCGCCGTGTTGCCGCGCGAGTACAGCCGCGCCGATACGGTCCATGCCCTTTCACACGCCGCGCTGCTGGCGGCGGCGCTGGCACAGGGACGGCTCGACCTGCTCAGGCACGCCATGCAGGACTACGTGCATCAGGTCTGGCGGGCGCCGCTGGTGCCGGGGCTGAGCGACATTCTCGAACATGCCCATGAATACGGTGCCCTGGGCGCGGCCCTCTCCGGCGCCGGGCCGACTGTGCTGTGCTTCCACGACCAGCGGGACAGCACGGCGACGTTGCACAGCTACCTCAGCGGCGTGATGAAGAAAAACGGGCTGGAAGGCCGCGTGCAGGATTTCCCGATAGACGCGGTGGGGACAATCGTGGAGCGGGAAGGGTAG